agaatccacggagccccacatgacgataaggacacattctgtagatgtgtccGGCTTCGTCACAACGAAAACAAAGGGGCTTGTAGTTTGtggtgcgccagacgtcgctcttcctagtccttgcttcggcgatgtgcggtgggcatcgaggcggcctgaagcttacgtccatttgttgagtggggtgtaccatgctgcacgcacttgaggttggcggacggcgtactgcttcagcgtaactcatttcggcgtgcgtaccctgctgtggtgcctcgtactgtccaggaactgtcggacctcggcgcgcaccatttccgcaatggaaagttgtcccacaggggcagtggtcgtctgcatcttctgcagttcctcctgtACGACAGCCCTGATaagttctcgcaaggcgccaacgtcgttaccgagggtaacgggagatagctcccttgaaatcacggcgtcgcggttgttttgcctggcccgctgttgaagggccttttccatagtagtggcttcgtcGTGGAACTCTTcaagtgtcgtcggcggatttttaatgaggccagcaaagatttcctctttgacgccgcgcatgagatggcgcaccttctttgtttcagtcatagaagggtccgcacgtctgaaaagccgattcatgtcttctacgtacgcggtcactcgctcattcgggccttgaattcttgcctctAACGCTAACTCTGCCCTCTCCTTCCTGTtcgccctggcgaaggcattgaggaattGCGCatgaaattcttcccatgacgtcagtgtcacctcgtggttctcaaaccatgttttcgTGGAATCCTCAAGAGCAAAGTACCCGTAGTGTAGCTTACGCTCGgggttccagtcgttgaggttggcaacccggtcaaaatggtcaagccgGTCGTCGGCGCCCTGTGAATCACTTCCGTGGATAGGTTCGGCGTCCGGATGCGATTGACGACAAtgtgcgatgctgcaggagtggcaggaGGTGATTGGTTCGTCATTCTAGTTCGTTCGGGTcgcagaccgtgctgtggctggagtcctTGGAGAtgtcggctggcacgtacgtgtacaggggtaagctcggctgaattactcgccgggcttaggtctggggtatgctccggagatcttaacatcgaccataccccgcacctccaccagaaacgTCACCACAACTAAAACAACACAACTAAAACAGTTTGGCAAAACACAGATTGGCAagaaacgtctgcctttagcgatggctggcgctcggagagcccgcgcgcaaccacaaACTTcatcgttctcgccttaagggtcccgtgtcaacaggtgcaaacttatttcgcgtcagTATGTGAAGTATACCTTGACATATAAGTACATATCACCTTGTGTTCATGTCTGCTCTTATGCCTTTCGCGAGCGTTTTTCTGTTTAATAGTATCACACACCAATTAGTCCAGACTACTGTTCTGGACATGTATCCAGCGTATAACGCAATGTTATGCATACTTGTACTTGACCTATGACATCTTGTTATTCAAGAAGGTAGCCGCCACAACGCCTTGCGAGAAAATGGCATGCAACTGAGATTTTGTAGCtcagtgaaatgttttttttgtaAGATTGTAATTGGATTTATGTGAAGAAATAGAAAACAAGCAGAAATTGTTGGCCTTATTGCCGTACATTTAATTTGTCCAGCGAAGACGGAAATTCACATTAGGAATCAGATTTATCCAATCATTCCAGCGACGGCACCAACAGCTTTGTTTATCACAACTGCCTTAGCAACATTCCCGACTATCCTCCGGATCAGCTTGAAAAAGTACTCTGAGGTTTTCTCATCCAGTTCGTAGTCGGTGCCATGGAAGGCCCCTAGTTGACTCGCGAGTTCAGCCAGGAGTGCACGCCTTTCCATCGGGGTATCTTTTCCTTGCAAAATCTGTCCCAGCGTTTCCAAGGCACGTCCCTCTTGCTTGAGTGCATTCGCCTCTGTGTCTGCAAAAACGGAAAGTAGGTGTGAATTGTCGCTCTGAATGATGCCATGGGAACGTTCCCCAGTTAAATGATACTCAAAATGTTGACAATACTTGTAAAATTATTAACCACAAGCTGCCATTATGTCGAAATTCTGGTCGTTTTGATAAGTTCACACATGCAATGCAAATACATATCTGTAAACAGTGCATGAAAGATCCTGTGCAGAAATTGTTTGAGAGAGCAAGTGTAAGGGAAAAATACTTCTGCCATGGTGTGGACGAAGATTTATTAGGTTTCGACTGGTTTAGACGTACGCATCTGTAAAATTATTATTATGGTTAAACAATGAGAATGTGAGAAAAAGTTGCTTGCTTCATAGACTCCGTGTTCCAATGAGAATAGAAGAGGAACCTCTTATATTCATACCTACGTACGACAAGACGTAGGCACGTTGTACACGGACGTTGTACACGGACATGGCCAATTTTCGGTTTAGGGCAGAAAGAGAGGAAGACGACGAATAACGTTGATAATGTTGGTGTCGCAAAGTTACATTCCGGCCTGTTTCCTCACATGTACATAAATATAACTTCACGCGACGATGTTTATATATTAGTTGCTAAGTGCTAACTTCCTATAATACGTTGTTCGAAAATGGTTCTATCCCTAAAAGAATACGTAAATTTTTATTCTTCAGTAGTCAAAACTTCGCTTATACATTAAAGGAAATGCTTGGCCTAAAGACACAAGGAAACAATATGTTACTGAAAAGGGGCCGTGCGACTAGTGCAgacgcccattttttttttcgggtgccTCAGTTGCGCCCTTGCGCCAAACAATATGTCAGGTTTGCCCTACGTACTGTTAATTTCGAAAAGCACGATAAGGAATGTAGCTTTCAAACTGTGTACTTATTCTGTGCTAGGACGACCTTGGATTTCTGGGGCCTAACGTCTCAAAGTGAAAAACTTGGTTATCGGTACAATTGTAATATGGGCCTGATGTCTATAGTTTTCACGGGGActtgttcgttttttttctgAAAGAAACTATCACAGCGAGAAACGAGCCCCCGAAAATAATGGGGCCGTCGCAGTCGCACATCGAGCCTACCACCAGGTGGCTCGCAGCTATACGCAAAGCGTGCGCCACCGCGGCCGGCGAAACGAAATGTTGCGCAATTGATGAGGGTTGTGCGTGTTTGGGAACCTGTGTTTGTAAGAGGGGCATACTGGTGAAATGAAGACGATCATCACGAGCACTGTTCCAAACTAATTATACATGTGTACATTTAGGGATGTTTAAACAATACCTTTTTTTTAATGCCAACCATCGAATAAGTAAGAAACGCAACCTAGCACGCTTAATTTGCCATCTGTGCAACAAATGCTACGCTGTATTGAAGGTTCGCTGAATTGAATGGGGCGCTTGGAACATGTGTGCTTACCTTTCTCGTTGTGTTCATTTGCGGGGTATGCAATGCAAGTACCGGTGAAGGCCATTGCCAGGACAAAGAACAGCGCCGCTGACTTCATTTTGGTGATCCTGCCATGGAAATAAGAATAGAAGACATGTTTTGTGACAGCAAGAAGGGCTCAAGTTGTAATTACGGTTGCCAACATACAGCGATCATTACggtagaaggaaggaaggaaatcaactttattcgaggtcctgcaggccacgagagctttgcgctctcatggagtgggcgtctcccacgacggaaatAGTAACCGCTGTGATGTAGCTTCGGCATACTGTTTGAAAGTCGCGCCGGTGTAGAATAATAAATAGATCGTTTTTAGATCAACGAACGTGTTCGAAGCTCGAAATAATTAGGTTTTCATGCGCTTTTGTTGGTTGGCTTTCGTCTCCCAAATTATTCGGAATTTCTTTACAGCAATCAGGTACGATCGTGAAACAAAACACTGTGCATGTTGCCTTTGCGAAGCCGT
This Dermacentor albipictus isolate Rhodes 1998 colony chromosome 1, USDA_Dalb.pri_finalv2, whole genome shotgun sequence DNA region includes the following protein-coding sequences:
- the LOC135903102 gene encoding uncharacterized protein produces the protein MKSAALFFVLAMAFTGTCIAYPANEHNEKDTEANALKQEGRALETLGQILQGKDTPMERRALLAELASQLGAFHGTDYELDEKTSEYFFKLIRRIVGNVAKAVVINKAVGAVAGMIG